AAGATTACCGGTAATAAGCTTCTGCAGAAGCGTTACTACCGTCATAGCGGTTACCCGGGCGGTATCTACAGCAAGACGTTGGAGCAGCAGATGCAGCAAGACTCGCGGGAGGTTATCAAATCGGCTGTAAATGGCATGCTACCGGATAACCGCTTGAAGTCAGATCGGATGTTACGATTAAAGATCTATAGTGGTACTGAGCATCCGCATGATCCACAACAACCGAAGAAGTTAGGAGTTAACTAATGGCAGTAGATAAGTACTATTACGGCGTCGGAAGACGCAAGGAGTCAATTGCGACTGCCCGTCTCTATAGCGGCGGTGATGGTGAGGTGAGTGTAAACGATCAACCGCTCGAAGTGCACTTCAATCACCCGGAGCAGCAAGAGCGGGTGGTGCAGCCGCTCACACTACTCGATAAACGTAGCAGCTATCGAATCTCATTGCATATTAAAGGTGGTGGTCTCAGCGGTCAGGCTGATGCTGCTAAATTAGCTATAGCGAATGCTTTAGTTGAGTCGAGTGAAGACCTACGACCAACCCTCAAGCGAGCCGGCTACCTGAAGCGCGATGCTCGAGTTAAGGAGCGTAAGAAGTACGGTCTTAAACGCGCCCGTAAGGCACCGCAGTTTACCAAGCGTTAGCTATTCTTAACTTCAGGCGGGAACGCCCTCAACCTAACCAGGGGCTAACATGTCCGTAGCTATAATCTATCAAAATGATGATCTACTAGTCGTAAACAAACCGGCCGGTATGCTGGTACACCCAGGTAACGGCACTCCAGATAGTGAACCTACTGTAATGAGCGAACTAGCAGAGTTGATTGATGACCCCGGTAGTGAGCGACCAGGAATAGTACATCGTCTAGATAAAGACACTTCCGGAGTAATGG
Above is a genomic segment from Candidatus Saccharimonadales bacterium containing:
- the rpsI gene encoding 30S ribosomal protein S9 → MAVDKYYYGVGRRKESIATARLYSGGDGEVSVNDQPLEVHFNHPEQQERVVQPLTLLDKRSSYRISLHIKGGGLSGQADAAKLAIANALVESSEDLRPTLKRAGYLKRDARVKERKKYGLKRARKAPQFTKR
- the rplM gene encoding 50S ribosomal protein L13, which produces MKTYSQKPVEVVRNWYVIDAEGVPLGRLANQAARYLLGKHKPTYTPHIDGGDTIIVINADKIKITGNKLLQKRYYRHSGYPGGIYSKTLEQQMQQDSREVIKSAVNGMLPDNRLKSDRMLRLKIYSGTEHPHDPQQPKKLGVN